A window of the Butyricimonas faecalis genome harbors these coding sequences:
- a CDS encoding SusC/RagA family TonB-linked outer membrane protein codes for MKKNRDVIFFRDFLFLKEKWKCVVRCCVLLFCLLPSTVVVAQHQKVTIDVKDVGVQEVFRSINEQTGLDFVYGALQLRELGTVTLHLKDVTVEKVLSELFTGTPFEYKFEMKSIVIKKREEKQVVKNVVLSGVVTDERGNPLPGVTVSVKKLSFGTATDKDGKYKLSVPKVDDKLVIVFSFIGMETVEVKYTGKDVINVEMKENVAELEEVLVQTGYQTIDPRKNTSAVTTIKAEDIITPGLQTIDQMLEGYVPGMVFMQNTGQIGAAPRLRVRGTSTVLGSQEPLWVIDGIVQENPVNVDPSQINDLDFVNLLGNAISGLNPEDIEQIDVLKDASATAIYGARAGNGVIVITTKKGKAGPPTLSYSVSGTYTRRPYYTDRAVNVMNSMERIDFSRELIAKQTVYPTIQTWVGYEGAIRKYYAGEISFDEFQKEVGYYERVNTDWFDLLMQNSFSHKHTLSLSGGTDKTKYYASVGYSDMKGAMRREKNKLYSVSLKVDVTHKRFDMHFDLKGNVGEKRYTPSDVGVTEYAYNTTRALPAYTESGDYWYYARIGGEVTSYYQLFNILNEVENSTQDIDSHGMTFTGTLGYRIFEPLKFAMTLSYSLDDTQQDIWHGEDSYYCRKLKSTQPDGKENLSYNKLPVGGELQEKHTRRNAYTLRGQLNFNKYLDADQDHLIVAALGGEMSSNKYKGLEQTYRGFLKDRGLQMAEIDLKTYIGYASWLQTAEAKGIRSDQLTNMISGYFTVSYSYKDYGTLNFNTRVDASNKFGSRANDKFLPIWSVSGRLNLKESFLAGVRGVNTLALRASFGYQGNMLDSETVETIIKRGTHNQYFNEYASSIYKFPNPLLKWEKISSVNTTLDFAFFKNKIRGSVSYYYKKTRDAFLNKRISEINGITAYVVNKGTLTNRGLELALNFTPINTFGGGSKDGFRWNFDPQFGQVINKLINKAINSGKNQSLRDEDNITYSDYLNGKVEVVGRPLNSFFSYRFAGLDSKDGRPMFSGTEVNYTVNGEEVLDEAGKVIKNKDRYANMTKEQVFLEVMDYSGCRVPKLQGGVRNTFSYRGFTLAVNLSYSIGSKIRLLKMYPNVAAENGTLAPQPMENVRREFLKRWKNPGDELYTNVPGIISDAEFVKSLTSGWWRKETYSFGTNIWQMYDYSDVRVVSGNYLKIQSLSLRYNIPSKWCNRFFLKSAYMSFSGTNLYTLSAKALKGQDPSTQTGSSTKIAQSVRPTYSFSLNVTF; via the coding sequence ATGAAAAAAAATCGAGATGTGATTTTCTTTAGGGATTTTTTGTTTCTAAAAGAAAAATGGAAATGTGTCGTAAGGTGTTGTGTATTATTGTTTTGTCTTTTACCTTCGACAGTGGTTGTGGCTCAACATCAGAAAGTGACGATTGATGTGAAAGATGTTGGGGTGCAAGAGGTGTTTAGATCTATTAACGAGCAAACCGGGTTGGATTTCGTGTATGGAGCTTTGCAGTTGCGAGAATTGGGAACAGTGACTCTTCACTTGAAGGATGTTACGGTGGAAAAGGTTTTATCTGAATTGTTTACCGGGACACCGTTTGAATACAAATTTGAGATGAAGTCAATTGTTATCAAGAAGAGGGAGGAGAAGCAGGTTGTGAAGAACGTAGTTCTAAGTGGTGTGGTGACGGATGAACGAGGAAATCCATTACCTGGAGTAACGGTATCCGTGAAAAAACTTAGTTTTGGTACCGCCACGGATAAGGATGGAAAGTATAAATTGTCTGTCCCCAAGGTGGATGATAAGTTGGTTATTGTATTTTCTTTTATCGGTATGGAAACTGTAGAAGTGAAGTATACCGGTAAGGACGTGATTAACGTGGAGATGAAAGAGAATGTTGCAGAGTTGGAGGAGGTGTTGGTGCAGACAGGGTATCAGACCATTGATCCGAGAAAGAATACGAGTGCTGTTACCACGATTAAGGCGGAAGATATTATAACACCGGGTTTACAGACGATCGATCAGATGTTGGAAGGATATGTCCCGGGGATGGTTTTTATGCAAAATACAGGACAGATTGGAGCTGCTCCGCGTTTGCGTGTTCGGGGAACTTCCACGGTATTGGGATCGCAGGAACCGTTGTGGGTAATTGATGGTATTGTGCAAGAGAATCCAGTGAATGTGGATCCTTCGCAGATTAATGATTTGGATTTTGTGAATTTATTGGGAAATGCGATATCCGGGTTGAATCCGGAGGATATAGAACAGATTGACGTGTTGAAAGATGCTTCGGCAACAGCGATTTACGGGGCTCGGGCCGGTAATGGTGTTATCGTGATCACGACGAAAAAAGGAAAGGCTGGGCCTCCCACGTTATCTTATTCGGTTTCTGGAACTTACACTCGTCGTCCCTATTATACGGATAGAGCGGTAAACGTGATGAACAGTATGGAGAGAATTGATTTTTCCAGGGAGTTGATTGCCAAGCAAACCGTGTATCCGACGATTCAAACTTGGGTGGGGTATGAAGGTGCGATTAGAAAATATTATGCCGGTGAAATTTCTTTTGATGAATTTCAAAAGGAGGTTGGGTATTACGAACGGGTAAATACGGATTGGTTTGATTTATTGATGCAAAATTCATTCTCTCATAAGCATACGTTGAGTCTTTCCGGTGGTACGGATAAAACAAAGTACTATGCTTCGGTGGGATATAGTGATATGAAAGGAGCGATGCGAAGAGAGAAAAATAAATTGTATTCGGTTAGTCTGAAAGTGGATGTTACCCATAAGCGTTTTGATATGCATTTTGATTTGAAGGGAAATGTGGGAGAAAAGAGATATACACCTTCGGATGTAGGAGTTACGGAGTATGCTTACAATACAACAAGGGCTCTTCCTGCTTACACGGAAAGCGGTGATTATTGGTATTATGCTCGAATCGGGGGAGAGGTGACCAGTTATTACCAGTTGTTTAATATCTTGAATGAAGTGGAGAATAGCACGCAAGATATCGATTCTCACGGGATGACTTTTACGGGAACGTTGGGTTATCGAATTTTCGAACCGTTGAAATTTGCCATGACGCTTTCTTATTCACTGGATGACACGCAACAGGATATTTGGCATGGGGAGGATTCTTATTACTGCCGGAAATTGAAATCGACACAACCGGACGGAAAAGAAAATTTATCGTATAATAAATTGCCCGTGGGGGGAGAATTGCAAGAGAAGCATACGAGAAGGAATGCTTACACGTTACGAGGGCAATTGAATTTTAATAAGTATTTGGATGCTGATCAAGATCATTTGATTGTGGCCGCTTTAGGAGGTGAAATGTCTTCTAATAAGTATAAGGGATTGGAACAGACGTACCGCGGCTTCTTGAAAGATAGAGGACTTCAAATGGCCGAGATTGACCTGAAGACTTATATCGGGTATGCGAGTTGGTTGCAAACGGCAGAAGCGAAAGGAATTCGCTCGGATCAATTAACCAACATGATCTCCGGTTATTTTACGGTGTCATACAGTTACAAGGATTACGGTACGTTGAATTTTAATACACGTGTGGATGCTTCGAATAAATTCGGTTCTCGGGCAAACGATAAGTTCTTACCGATATGGTCTGTGTCCGGTAGATTGAATTTGAAGGAGTCGTTCTTGGCAGGTGTGAGAGGTGTGAACACGTTGGCCTTGAGAGCTTCTTTCGGTTATCAGGGAAATATGCTGGACTCTGAAACCGTGGAGACCATAATAAAACGCGGCACGCATAATCAATATTTTAACGAGTATGCTTCGTCTATTTATAAATTCCCGAATCCTTTATTGAAATGGGAGAAAATTTCCAGTGTAAATACAACGTTGGATTTTGCTTTCTTTAAGAATAAGATTAGAGGTTCTGTTTCTTATTATTATAAGAAAACCAGAGATGCTTTTTTGAACAAGAGAATCTCGGAGATAAACGGAATAACGGCTTACGTGGTGAATAAAGGTACGTTGACAAATCGGGGACTTGAGCTTGCATTAAACTTTACACCGATTAATACATTTGGCGGTGGTTCTAAAGACGGGTTCCGCTGGAATTTTGATCCGCAGTTCGGTCAGGTTATTAATAAGTTAATTAATAAGGCTATAAATAGTGGCAAAAATCAGAGTTTACGCGACGAGGATAACATTACTTATTCCGATTATTTAAACGGAAAAGTGGAGGTTGTCGGTCGCCCGTTGAATAGTTTTTTCTCTTATCGTTTTGCGGGATTGGATTCGAAGGACGGACGTCCCATGTTTAGCGGTACTGAGGTTAACTACACGGTGAATGGCGAAGAGGTTTTGGATGAAGCGGGAAAGGTGATCAAGAATAAAGATCGTTATGCGAATATGACGAAAGAGCAGGTGTTTCTTGAAGTGATGGATTATTCCGGTTGTAGAGTGCCTAAATTGCAGGGAGGTGTTCGAAATACATTCTCTTACAGGGGATTTACGCTAGCTGTAAATTTAAGTTATAGTATTGGTTCAAAGATCCGCTTGTTGAAGATGTATCCTAACGTTGCCGCTGAAAATGGAACGTTGGCTCCCCAACCGATGGAAAATGTACGTCGGGAATTTTTGAAACGTTGGAAGAATCCGGGAGATGAATTGTACACGAATGTTCCTGGAATCATATCGGATGCTGAATTTGTGAAATCTTTAACGAGTGGTTGGTGGCGTAAGGAAACGTATTCGTTTGGTACGAATATTTGGCAAATGTATGACTACTCGGATGTTCGTGTCGTGAGTGGAAATTATCTGAAGATTCAATCGCTGTCTTTACGTTATAACATACCATCAAAATGGTGTAACCGATTCTTTTTGAAGAGTGCTTACATGAGTTTCTCCGGAACGAATTTGTATACACTCAGTGCTAAAGCATTGAAGGGGCAGGATCCTTCCACGCAAACGGGAAGTTCAACAAAGATTGCACAATCAGTACGCCCCACGTATTCGTTTAGTTTGAATGTGACTTTTTAA
- a CDS encoding RagB/SusD family nutrient uptake outer membrane protein has translation MRKIIYILSLCFWGSLFPACSGFLEEYSQDLTYIRTVDDLNELLVGGGYFSSASDVLPMLHVMDDDTEYERKATTVGYWGFHYWLANPFVSGAGVEQKDGIWSSFYKYLAVINVILNKADDFASEGDAYRKVKGESYFLRGMDYFYLVNLYAKPYKAETAANEPGVPLKLTEYVEDKHYERATVAEVYASVVSDLENAITYLNGTRQITKRRANVDAARAMLGRVYLYMGGEENWKKCNALCDSILQSGRYELYDIKEHTPKKDFIFLDSPETIFTQGKNSARRTIFMGQPSVAAYTLSQDLLGSYDANVDLRYSHWFNSVKNVGWVWLKYSVLTASPASEVSSEFLLRLPEVYLNKAEALIMLGRTEEAIDVLRTLREKRLAAETTDVIPTSQEDLVQFVRLERRLELCGEGHRWFDLRRYAVHPTFPEEKEIIHESVKNGTKIGYYRLAPYSENSNNWVWPIPEDAVIFNDGALVANERDGAPLVEY, from the coding sequence ATGAGAAAGATTATTTATATTTTATCGTTATGTTTTTGGGGAAGTTTGTTCCCTGCCTGTAGCGGTTTTCTGGAAGAGTATTCGCAAGATTTAACTTATATACGAACGGTCGATGATTTGAACGAGCTACTGGTTGGCGGTGGTTATTTTTCGAGTGCTTCGGATGTATTGCCGATGTTGCATGTGATGGATGATGACACGGAATATGAGCGAAAAGCGACAACGGTAGGGTATTGGGGATTTCATTATTGGCTGGCCAACCCGTTTGTGTCGGGAGCGGGAGTAGAACAAAAGGATGGGATTTGGTCGTCGTTTTATAAATATTTGGCAGTGATCAATGTGATTCTGAATAAAGCGGACGATTTTGCTTCGGAAGGCGATGCGTATCGGAAAGTGAAGGGGGAGTCTTATTTTTTGCGGGGAATGGATTATTTCTACTTGGTCAATTTATACGCGAAACCGTATAAAGCGGAAACTGCGGCAAATGAGCCGGGAGTTCCATTGAAGTTGACGGAGTATGTGGAAGATAAACATTATGAGCGGGCTACTGTGGCAGAGGTGTATGCTTCGGTTGTTTCTGATTTGGAAAATGCCATTACCTATTTGAATGGAACAAGGCAGATAACAAAAAGAAGGGCTAATGTCGATGCCGCACGGGCAATGCTGGGGCGAGTGTATTTGTATATGGGCGGGGAAGAAAATTGGAAAAAGTGTAATGCTTTGTGTGACTCTATTTTGCAAAGTGGTCGTTATGAATTGTATGATATAAAGGAACATACCCCTAAAAAGGATTTTATATTTTTGGATTCACCGGAAACCATATTCACGCAAGGTAAGAATAGTGCCAGACGTACCATATTTATGGGACAGCCGAGTGTGGCAGCTTATACGTTGTCACAAGATTTATTGGGAAGTTATGATGCAAATGTTGATTTGAGGTATTCCCATTGGTTTAATAGTGTTAAGAATGTGGGGTGGGTGTGGTTGAAGTATTCAGTTCTTACCGCTAGTCCCGCTTCCGAGGTTTCAAGCGAATTTTTGCTTCGATTGCCGGAGGTATATTTGAATAAAGCGGAAGCTTTGATTATGTTGGGACGCACGGAGGAGGCGATAGACGTGTTGAGGACGTTACGGGAAAAACGTTTGGCAGCAGAAACTACCGATGTGATTCCTACCAGTCAGGAGGATTTAGTGCAATTTGTTCGTTTGGAGCGGCGTTTGGAGTTGTGTGGAGAGGGACATCGTTGGTTTGATTTGCGGCGTTATGCTGTTCATCCGACTTTCCCTGAAGAGAAGGAAATCATACATGAATCTGTAAAAAATGGGACAAAAATAGGATATTATAGACTTGCCCCTTATTCTGAAAACAGTAATAATTGGGTGTGGCCGATACCGGAGGATGCGGTTATATTTAATGACGGAGCGTTGGTTGCAAATGAAAGAGATGGAGCTCCATTGGTTGAATATTAA
- a CDS encoding ABC transporter ATP-binding protein, with protein sequence MKNPIVKVEHLSHRYAVQWAIEDINFEIEAGGIVGLLGSNGAGKSTTMNIICGVLNQTRGEVYIDGVNLREHPVEAKKNIGFLPQKPPIYPDLTVEEYLRFCADLRFVEDIPSAVNKAMSRCGITHFKDRLIRNLSGGYQQRVGIAQAIVHDPKFVILDEPTNGLDPNQIMEVRNLIREIALDRTVLLSTHILSEVQATCRDIMMIECGHVVFSGSVDDFDNYIKPNTLFVCFERPPLEDELLTIEGIFKVQKINERNYRLWFSGGRDVAKDIVKCSVNKGWELEEIHFEKSSLDAVFAKLSNKEIRE encoded by the coding sequence ATGAAAAATCCAATTGTAAAAGTAGAGCATTTATCTCATCGTTATGCGGTTCAGTGGGCGATAGAAGATATTAATTTTGAGATTGAAGCAGGAGGCATCGTGGGATTGTTGGGATCTAATGGTGCAGGTAAGTCAACGACCATGAATATTATTTGTGGGGTGTTAAACCAAACACGCGGAGAGGTGTATATAGATGGGGTTAATTTGAGAGAACATCCCGTGGAAGCAAAAAAGAATATAGGTTTTTTACCTCAAAAACCACCGATTTATCCAGATTTAACGGTAGAGGAATATTTACGATTTTGTGCAGACCTTCGGTTTGTGGAGGATATACCGTCGGCAGTGAACAAGGCCATGTCTCGTTGTGGTATCACGCATTTCAAGGATCGTTTGATTCGGAATTTATCGGGAGGGTATCAACAACGCGTAGGTATAGCACAAGCTATCGTACACGATCCTAAATTTGTTATATTGGATGAGCCTACGAATGGTTTGGATCCGAACCAAATCATGGAGGTTCGCAATTTGATTCGAGAGATTGCGTTGGATCGTACGGTGTTACTTTCCACTCATATATTGTCAGAAGTTCAAGCTACTTGTCGAGATATCATGATGATTGAGTGCGGACATGTCGTTTTTTCAGGATCCGTGGATGATTTTGATAATTATATTAAGCCCAACACGCTTTTCGTTTGTTTTGAGCGTCCCCCTCTGGAAGATGAGTTATTGACTATAGAGGGTATTTTCAAGGTACAAAAAATAAATGAAAGGAACTATCGTTTGTGGTTTAGTGGAGGACGAGATGTGGCTAAAGATATCGTGAAGTGTAGTGTGAATAAAGGATGGGAATTGGAAGAAATCCACTTTGAGAAGAGTTCTTTGGATGCCGTGTTCGCAAAATTATCAAATAAAGAGATTCGTGAATAA
- a CDS encoding Gldg family protein — protein MMKTIYKIAKLELSNLFYSPIAWFILIIFMLQMGINFGETMGSYGRLNELGRPFASLTSKIYYGGMMSLLRGVASSLYLYIPLLTMGLLSQEFSRGSVKLLYSAPITSWQIVLGKYLGIMIYGFILMLVLGVYVCIGWCVIENFDWRPVLIGVLGLYLLLGAYAAIGLFMSSLTSYQIIAALGTFVVFALLSFVGNIGQDIEFVREITYWLSLNGRGGTFLKGMICSEDVLYFVIVIAMFLSFCFLKLQLGRARYSGMSKMLRYGGVFMIAMLAGYVTSRPMLKAYYDGTYTKANTISEASQDIVKRLDGGMTITSYVNLLDNVYSFSQRGVLNDIAFFEKYVRFKPDIKMKYVFYYDEVDNPKLDKMYPGLSVEEKAKKVAKAANLKLDNYLTPEQIREKIDLSDEGNHFVRILERDNGQTARLRIFNDMQKHPSETEISATLKRMVMKLPKVGFLKGHGERSIVGSKNRDYSLFAYGRYFRHSLLNQGFDVTESVLQPGKDNLEDIDILVISDPMEAFEDWELKQLSDYIDSGKNLIIAGEPKRGEYLSPLLEKFGVCFIPGTLVQPIEEFPADLLVVRSTLAGAKLSRINAGWRRSVFTMPGAMGIDSVADKGFQMIPLLVSRDSGCWNELETTDFVNEIVKLNPTIGERETQMVTAMALKREQNGRDQRVLVLGDADCISMGELSAARRGIRASNFSLIRGMFCWLSYEELPVDIGHPKAIDNDLYLGTTSGLWVKVFVKWILPLVVFLFGVILLLRRQRK, from the coding sequence ATGATGAAAACAATATATAAAATCGCAAAATTAGAATTATCTAACCTCTTTTACTCTCCGATAGCGTGGTTTATTCTGATTATATTTATGTTGCAGATGGGAATCAATTTCGGGGAGACAATGGGGTCATACGGACGTTTGAATGAGTTGGGACGCCCGTTTGCAAGCTTGACCTCAAAAATATATTATGGTGGGATGATGAGTTTGTTACGTGGTGTGGCGAGTTCGCTTTACTTGTATATACCGTTGTTAACGATGGGTTTGTTAAGTCAGGAGTTTAGTCGCGGTTCCGTGAAATTACTTTATTCTGCACCCATTACCAGTTGGCAGATTGTACTGGGTAAGTACCTCGGAATTATGATCTATGGGTTTATCTTGATGCTTGTGCTGGGCGTGTATGTTTGCATCGGTTGGTGTGTTATTGAGAATTTTGATTGGCGACCGGTCTTGATTGGAGTTTTGGGATTGTATTTGTTACTGGGGGCTTACGCTGCCATCGGACTTTTTATGTCGTCTTTGACATCTTATCAGATTATTGCGGCATTAGGAACTTTTGTGGTATTCGCCCTTTTGAGTTTTGTTGGAAATATTGGTCAAGACATCGAGTTTGTAAGAGAAATTACCTATTGGCTCTCTTTGAACGGCCGGGGCGGTACGTTTTTGAAAGGAATGATTTGTAGCGAAGATGTGCTGTATTTTGTGATTGTGATTGCAATGTTCCTTTCTTTCTGTTTCTTGAAACTTCAATTAGGGCGAGCTCGTTATTCGGGGATGTCTAAAATGTTGCGTTATGGCGGAGTGTTTATGATTGCGATGCTTGCGGGATATGTGACGTCACGTCCTATGTTGAAAGCTTATTACGATGGAACTTATACGAAAGCAAACACAATTTCAGAAGCAAGCCAGGATATAGTAAAGCGTTTGGATGGTGGGATGACGATCACATCTTACGTGAATCTTTTAGATAACGTTTATTCTTTTTCTCAAAGAGGAGTGCTCAATGACATTGCTTTTTTTGAGAAATACGTTCGGTTTAAACCGGATATTAAGATGAAATATGTGTTCTATTACGACGAGGTGGATAATCCAAAACTCGATAAAATGTATCCAGGATTGAGCGTGGAAGAGAAGGCAAAGAAGGTTGCAAAAGCAGCTAATTTGAAGTTGGATAATTATTTGACTCCGGAACAAATTCGAGAAAAGATAGATCTTTCGGATGAGGGTAATCACTTTGTTCGAATTTTGGAAAGGGATAATGGACAGACGGCTCGATTACGAATATTTAATGATATGCAGAAGCATCCTTCGGAAACAGAAATTTCTGCAACGTTAAAACGGATGGTGATGAAGTTACCTAAAGTCGGCTTTTTGAAAGGTCATGGGGAACGTTCCATTGTCGGCTCCAAAAATCGGGATTATTCATTATTTGCTTACGGTAGATATTTCAGACATTCTTTGTTAAATCAAGGATTTGATGTAACAGAGTCTGTTTTGCAACCTGGAAAAGATAATTTGGAAGATATTGATATTTTGGTGATTTCAGATCCCATGGAAGCTTTTGAAGATTGGGAATTGAAGCAATTGTCTGATTATATCGATAGCGGGAAAAATTTGATAATCGCCGGAGAGCCTAAGCGTGGTGAGTATTTATCGCCTTTGCTTGAAAAGTTTGGAGTATGTTTTATCCCGGGAACGTTGGTGCAACCGATAGAAGAGTTTCCTGCAGATTTGTTAGTTGTTCGTTCCACTTTGGCCGGCGCTAAATTGAGTCGCATTAATGCTGGATGGCGGCGATCTGTTTTTACCATGCCGGGAGCAATGGGTATTGATTCTGTGGCAGACAAGGGATTTCAGATGATACCGTTGTTGGTTTCTAGAGATTCCGGTTGTTGGAATGAATTGGAAACTACGGATTTTGTAAATGAAATCGTGAAATTGAATCCGACGATCGGGGAAAGAGAAACTCAGATGGTGACGGCAATGGCTCTTAAGAGAGAACAAAATGGACGAGATCAACGTGTGTTGGTGTTAGGCGATGCCGATTGTATTAGCATGGGAGAGCTTTCTGCGGCTCGAAGAGGAATCAGAGCTTCCAATTTTTCGTTGATTCGAGGCATGTTTTGTTGGTTGTCTTATGAAGAATTGCCGGTGGATATCGGACATCCGAAAGCAATAGATAACGATTTGTATCTAGGAACAACTTCTGGATTATGGGTAAAAGTATTTGTGAAGTGGATACTTCCATTGGTTGTATTTTTGTTTGGAGTTATTTTGCTTCTGCGTAGGCAACGTAAATAA
- a CDS encoding RNA polymerase sigma factor yields MSLNEDQSYISGLRKRDTQTYEVVFKKYYQPLVMFVMRHVGNEDVAKDIVQDIFFKLFEGSRSLPDDFLLKSWFYRVARNAAVDYLRHLQVEDKYKFLMAEAMISISDIDEEIDEQVYAKVNLAIESLPEQCRLIIKLNVLEGKKYQEIAEELGITVNTIRTQVSRGYKKLRDILSGVVDSSVLFFIFLKNR; encoded by the coding sequence ATGAGTTTAAATGAAGATCAGTCGTATATTTCGGGGTTACGGAAGCGAGATACCCAAACTTATGAGGTCGTATTTAAAAAATACTATCAGCCACTTGTTATGTTTGTCATGCGTCATGTTGGAAATGAGGATGTAGCGAAAGATATTGTACAAGATATTTTCTTTAAATTATTTGAAGGTAGTCGTTCTCTTCCTGATGATTTTCTGTTGAAATCATGGTTTTATAGGGTTGCTCGTAATGCAGCGGTAGATTATCTTCGTCATCTGCAAGTGGAGGATAAGTACAAGTTTTTGATGGCAGAAGCGATGATTAGTATCTCGGATATAGATGAAGAGATTGATGAGCAAGTGTATGCTAAAGTGAATTTAGCTATAGAAAGTTTACCGGAACAATGCAGGTTGATTATTAAGTTGAATGTATTGGAAGGGAAAAAGTATCAAGAGATTGCAGAAGAATTAGGAATCACGGTTAACACGATTCGTACGCAGGTGTCCAGGGGATATAAAAAATTGCGAGATATTCTCTCGGGAGTGGTTGATTCTTCTGTTTTGTTTTTCATATTTTTGAAAAATAGATAG
- a CDS encoding FecR family protein produces the protein MKDKTIPARLIYRKIEGRLSAVEEERFETWLKEGREHREYYERMRSMYQQENIQEVAIGKIQDAWEMFEKRVQGRLRMKRKRYWMWGVSVAASVVVVFCLIIYYHSDTGQDVNIAVQNIVPGQYNAILEMADGATYHLGGHQGSLQEKTGRQIKIDTSLVSYLPVDDKQETPKEIVYNKLSIPRGGEYRIELEDGTKIWMNSESRLRYPVAFFNDTREVYLEGEAYFEVQRDANRPFIVHAGEQKVTVLGTSFGISCYASEVNDYTTLVSGKVKVDFERGKQSFVLEPGMQVAYDKKSGIATERKVDVAEFVAWKNGKYVFKQKRLEDILSTLSRWYDFEVFYQNEDVKESLFSGELRRFDDFNYLLRLIERTSDVKFIIDKKVVRVMK, from the coding sequence ATGAAAGATAAAACAATACCGGCTAGATTGATTTACCGAAAGATTGAGGGAAGGCTTTCTGCGGTGGAGGAGGAACGTTTTGAAACATGGCTAAAGGAGGGACGGGAGCATCGGGAATACTACGAGCGGATGCGGAGTATGTATCAGCAAGAGAATATACAGGAGGTTGCGATAGGGAAAATTCAGGATGCATGGGAGATGTTTGAAAAACGTGTACAAGGACGGTTGCGCATGAAGAGAAAACGGTATTGGATGTGGGGTGTGAGTGTTGCTGCATCCGTTGTGGTTGTATTTTGTTTGATAATATATTACCACTCCGATACGGGACAGGATGTAAATATTGCCGTACAGAATATCGTGCCGGGGCAGTACAATGCTATTTTGGAAATGGCAGACGGGGCCACGTATCATTTGGGAGGGCACCAAGGCTCTTTGCAAGAGAAAACGGGGAGGCAGATAAAGATTGATACGTCGCTGGTGAGTTATCTGCCTGTGGATGATAAGCAGGAAACTCCTAAAGAGATTGTGTACAACAAATTGAGCATACCGAGAGGGGGAGAGTACCGGATTGAGTTGGAAGATGGAACAAAAATATGGATGAATTCGGAATCTCGTTTACGGTATCCAGTTGCTTTTTTTAATGATACACGTGAAGTGTATTTAGAGGGAGAGGCTTATTTTGAGGTGCAACGGGATGCGAATAGACCCTTTATTGTTCATGCCGGGGAGCAAAAAGTGACCGTATTGGGAACGAGTTTTGGTATTAGCTGTTATGCCAGCGAGGTAAATGATTACACAACGTTGGTTTCAGGAAAAGTAAAAGTTGATTTTGAGCGAGGGAAACAAAGTTTTGTTTTGGAACCGGGAATGCAGGTTGCATATGATAAAAAGAGTGGTATTGCCACGGAGAGAAAAGTGGACGTTGCGGAATTCGTAGCTTGGAAAAATGGGAAATATGTATTTAAACAGAAGCGTTTGGAGGATATTTTGTCCACCCTGTCCAGGTGGTATGATTTTGAAGTGTTCTATCAGAACGAGGATGTGAAAGAGAGCTTGTTCTCTGGTGAGTTGAGGCGGTTTGATGATTTTAATTATTTGTTGCGATTAATAGAACGCACGAGTGACGTGAAGTTTATAATAGATAAAAAAGTAGTACGAGTTATGAAGTAA